GAGTTGCTGTAGGGCAGCGGCTAACTTGTAGTGCCTCTCCCTTATCTACTATAGAAGCCAAGGCCGGAATCCCTGATTGGAATGCCATTCAGAAAGTGATAACCCAATGGAATCCACAAGCTTTAATTGTAGGTCTTCCTACCTGTATTGATGACAGTGAATTATACACAACATCAGCCGCTCGTCGTTTTGCAAAACAATTACATAAACGATTTACTTTACCTGTGCATTTGGTCGATGAACGACTATCGACAGTGGAGGCCAGAGGGTATTTGTTTGAGCAGGGAGGGTACCGTCGGATTAAAAAAGCTGAGGTAGATAGTATAGCAGCTTGTGTTATACTAGAGCAGTGGTTGCAACAATCAGAATAACTCAAAGAGTCTTATTCTTTTGAGCTAAAATAAAATTTGGCGGGGGAACATGAAGCATTTTCTTGAAATTAGTCAATTGTCATCTGAACAAATTGAATCCTTATTGCAACGAGCTTTATATTTTAAACATACAAAGCAATACCCTTCTTATTCCCAAAGTATTATTGCTAATTTATTTTATGAAAACAGTACCAGAACCCGGGTAAGCTTTGAGTTAGCAGAACGTCACCTGTCAATGTCTGTTGTGAATCTGGAGCTTCAGACTTCATCAGAAACTAAAGGCGAAGCGATTGAAGATACCATTAGAACGTTGGCTGCTATGGGTATCCAATATTTCGTAATTCGCCATAAGCAAGATGGGCTGCAGCAAAATTTAGCCAATAAGTTAGGTGATACAGTTCATATAATAAATGCTGGTGATGGAACTCATGCTCATCCAAGCCAAGCGATACTGGATATGGTGACAATAATCGAACAAAGGCCGCAACTAGATAAATTAAAAATTGCTATTTTGGGAAATATTAAACATTCACGCGTTGCTAACTCTTTCCAATGCATTTGCAGTAAATTGGGGATTGGTGAGTTAGTTCTGATTTCTCCAGAGATTTGGCAACCATCACAAATCCACTTTGGACGAGTAACTGATAATCTCAAAGAAGGTCTAGCGGATGCGGATGTGATAATTTGTCTGCGAGTTCAAAAGGAACGTTTGCTGGAAGATGATCATTTGGATTTGAATTTATATAGAGATAATTTTGCCCTTACTCAAAAAAGCCTGTCTTATGCAAAACCTGATGCTATGGTTATGCACCCTGGGCCTATGAATCGTGGAGTTGAAATTGATAGTGAAGTCGCTGATGGCAGCCAATCCTGCATTTTACAACAAGTTACTAACGGTGTTTATGCAAGGATGTCTATTCTTGAGTCGCTGATAGTGGGTTAAATATCTCTATATCCTGTCATGTGTTTTGTTTGGTTTCTCACAAGTTAGTGATTAATTAAAAAAAACCTTCAATCGACAATTCTTGTTCAGGAGTAAGTGGTTTACCTATATCAGCAGCACAAGCGTTTATTTTTAATTTTTCCCCTGCAGTGCCGACGCAATAAAGCATAGCTCCTTTAGCATTTATAATAAAGACTGTTATTTTCCCATGATCAGATTTTTTTGTTTTCGTAGCATGTACGCTAATTTTATAATTTAAAGGATTGGGGATTTTGTTTAGTTTTTCATTAAAGCAATGAGTAATATTTGAATTGATTTCTTCTGATGCATCATAGCATTGTGATAACAGCGAT
Above is a genomic segment from Legionella pneumophila subsp. pascullei containing:
- the ruvX gene encoding Holliday junction resolvase RuvX → MPKGVYLGFDFGYKRIGVAVGQRLTCSASPLSTIEAKAGIPDWNAIQKVITQWNPQALIVGLPTCIDDSELYTTSAARRFAKQLHKRFTLPVHLVDERLSTVEARGYLFEQGGYRRIKKAEVDSIAACVILEQWLQQSE
- a CDS encoding aspartate carbamoyltransferase catalytic subunit; its protein translation is MKHFLEISQLSSEQIESLLQRALYFKHTKQYPSYSQSIIANLFYENSTRTRVSFELAERHLSMSVVNLELQTSSETKGEAIEDTIRTLAAMGIQYFVIRHKQDGLQQNLANKLGDTVHIINAGDGTHAHPSQAILDMVTIIEQRPQLDKLKIAILGNIKHSRVANSFQCICSKLGIGELVLISPEIWQPSQIHFGRVTDNLKEGLADADVIICLRVQKERLLEDDHLDLNLYRDNFALTQKSLSYAKPDAMVMHPGPMNRGVEIDSEVADGSQSCILQQVTNGVYARMSILESLIVG